One Chroococcidiopsis sp. TS-821 genomic window carries:
- a CDS encoding o-succinylbenzoate synthase, which produces MTDYPVEATYQFEFRRYQRQFQSPLHTSHGSWKVREGIILRLIDAMGKISYGEIAPVSWFGSESIEQAWNFCCQLPPKVTQGMIATIPDTLPACQFGFESALEVRDRESCLTYSGLLPAGEAALETWGKLWEKGYRTFKWKIGVEAIAEELEIFAKLMELPVSAKLRLDANGGLSYDRAQLWLQTCDRFAENPAGSVEVEYLEQPLAVEEFAAMLELSRCYQCAIALDESVATLKQLQECYAKGWRGIFIIKPAIAGFPSRLRRFCREYQIDAVFSSVFETEIGKSAALKLARELSSPNRTVGFGVDHLFAPEDSQWLERLWSTH; this is translated from the coding sequence ACTTCACACAAGTCACGGTAGTTGGAAAGTGCGTGAGGGAATTATTCTGCGTTTGATAGATGCGATGGGTAAGATAAGCTATGGTGAAATTGCTCCTGTAAGTTGGTTCGGTTCGGAAAGCATCGAACAAGCTTGGAATTTTTGCTGTCAGCTACCACCAAAAGTGACTCAAGGAATGATTGCTACGATTCCCGATACTTTACCCGCGTGTCAATTTGGATTTGAGTCAGCGTTGGAAGTTAGGGATAGGGAATCTTGTTTAACTTATAGTGGGTTGTTACCTGCGGGGGAAGCAGCTTTAGAGACTTGGGGGAAATTGTGGGAAAAAGGTTATCGTACCTTTAAATGGAAAATTGGCGTTGAGGCGATCGCCGAAGAATTAGAAATCTTTGCCAAACTGATGGAATTACCCGTGTCGGCGAAACTACGCTTAGATGCGAATGGGGGATTAAGTTACGATCGGGCGCAGTTGTGGTTGCAGACGTGCGATCGCTTTGCAGAAAATCCCGCAGGATCTGTAGAAGTTGAATATTTAGAACAACCCTTAGCGGTAGAAGAATTTGCAGCGATGTTGGAGTTGAGTCGCTGTTATCAATGCGCGATCGCCTTAGATGAGTCTGTCGCGACATTGAAACAATTACAAGAATGCTACGCCAAAGGTTGGCGGGGGATTTTTATTATCAAGCCTGCGATCGCGGGGTTTCCTTCACGTCTGCGTCGGTTTTGTCGTGAATATCAAATTGACGCGGTTTTTTCCTCTGTGTTTGAAACAGAAATTGGTAAGTCAGCAGCTTTGAAACTTGCAAGGGAATTATCTTCGCCAAATCGGACGGTAGGGTTTGGAGTCGATCATTTGTTTGCACCAGAAGATAGCCAATGGCTAGAAAGGTTATGGAGTACTCACTAG
- a CDS encoding 2-succinylbenzoate--CoA ligase, producing MARKVMEYSLADFKNYTKNHLLCENSDRLPQLIEEIHLQITQSPQNSKILLAEREPVRFLASFIAAYTAGFPIFLCNPDWGNYEWQQVIDLVQPDIILASHLKIPATVTTNTNYRCSAWETTGGVQQLRRLPIPNSIMIPTGGSSGEIKFAIHTWETLTAAVTGFRKYFQLEEVHSYCVLPLYHVSGLMQFMRSFLSGGDLVIQNFQQMEQAIYPNLQRFFISLVPTQLQRLLQSSLSDRLAEFQTVLLGGAPAWSELLTQARTQNIRLALTYGMTETAAQIATLKPEEFLQGKTNCGKVLPHAQVTICNQQGNIKIQAESLALGYYPHIFTQPELTLDDLGYFDSQGYLNIIGRSSDKIITGGENVYPVEVETAIRDTQMVTDICVIGIPDPHWGQAVTAIYVPKSNTSATTLQTTLKSKLSKFKIPKHWIPLTTLPRNSQGKINRQSLQQLALTLLQK from the coding sequence ATGGCTAGAAAGGTTATGGAGTACTCACTAGCAGATTTTAAGAACTACACCAAAAATCATTTGCTTTGTGAAAACAGCGATCGCCTACCGCAGTTAATTGAGGAGATTCATTTACAAATAACTCAATCTCCACAAAATTCGAAAATTCTGCTTGCTGAACGCGAACCCGTAAGATTTTTAGCAAGTTTTATCGCCGCATATACGGCTGGTTTTCCTATATTTCTATGTAATCCTGATTGGGGAAACTACGAGTGGCAACAAGTCATTGATTTAGTGCAACCCGACATTATCTTAGCAAGTCATTTAAAAATCCCTGCCACAGTTACGACGAATACCAATTACCGCTGTTCCGCCTGGGAAACCACAGGCGGCGTGCAGCAGCTTCGCCGATTACCTATCCCCAACTCCATCATGATTCCTACTGGTGGTTCGTCAGGCGAAATCAAATTTGCGATCCACACTTGGGAAACGCTTACAGCAGCGGTAACAGGTTTTAGAAAATATTTTCAACTTGAAGAAGTTCATTCGTACTGCGTACTGCCACTGTATCACGTTAGCGGTCTAATGCAATTTATGCGTTCCTTTCTAAGTGGGGGCGATCTCGTTATTCAAAACTTCCAGCAAATGGAACAAGCAATTTATCCGAACTTACAACGTTTTTTTATTTCCCTAGTACCCACACAACTACAACGACTTTTGCAATCGTCACTTAGCGATCGCTTAGCAGAATTTCAAACGGTATTATTAGGTGGTGCGCCAGCTTGGAGTGAATTGTTAACACAAGCCCGAACCCAAAACATCCGTTTAGCACTAACTTACGGAATGACAGAAACCGCTGCGCAGATTGCAACGCTTAAACCTGAGGAATTTCTGCAAGGGAAAACCAACTGTGGGAAAGTTTTACCTCACGCGCAAGTGACCATTTGCAATCAACAGGGTAACATTAAAATTCAAGCCGAATCTTTAGCGCTAGGCTACTATCCGCATATCTTTACCCAACCCGAACTTACCCTAGACGATCTAGGTTATTTCGATAGTCAAGGATATTTAAACATCATTGGGCGTAGCAGCGACAAAATCATTACAGGTGGCGAAAACGTTTATCCCGTCGAAGTTGAAACAGCAATCCGCGATACCCAAATGGTAACGGATATATGCGTCATCGGCATTCCCGATCCTCACTGGGGACAAGCTGTAACAGCGATTTACGTTCCCAAATCAAACACATCCGCAACAACCTTACAAACAACCCTCAAAAGCAAACTCAGCAAATTCAAAATTCCCAAACATTGGATTCCCCTCACCACCTTACCCCGCAACTCCCAAGGTAAAATCAATCGTCAATCTTTACAACAACTCGCTTTAACCTTACTCCAAAAGTAG
- a CDS encoding thioesterase family protein has product MAFTYHRTVRFQDTDAAGVVYFANVLAMCHEAYEASLATSGFDLKVFFSNPAVAFPIVRASVDFFRPLFCGDSLSIRLIPQKLQADCFTIAYEVMATEKVVAKAMTQHVCIDAESRKRQSLSVEMEQWLQQWGDR; this is encoded by the coding sequence ATGGCGTTTACTTATCACCGTACTGTTCGCTTTCAAGATACCGATGCAGCTGGTGTTGTTTACTTTGCTAACGTCTTGGCGATGTGTCATGAAGCTTACGAAGCGTCGCTAGCAACATCAGGGTTCGATCTGAAGGTTTTTTTTAGCAATCCTGCGGTGGCGTTTCCGATTGTGCGTGCGAGTGTCGATTTTTTTCGCCCGCTATTTTGTGGCGATTCCTTATCGATTCGCTTGATTCCGCAAAAATTACAAGCAGATTGTTTCACAATTGCTTATGAGGTGATGGCGACGGAAAAGGTTGTCGCAAAAGCAATGACTCAACACGTTTGTATTGATGCGGAAAGTCGAAAAAGGCAAAGTTTATCGGTGGAAATGGAACAATGGTTGCAGCAGTGGGGGGACAGATAG